The genomic region AGTGGCGGTTATCTTGTCGCCATTATGAGATACTACACTCTTCCTACAATATCTAGCATCTATCTTGGGCTTAAATACTTCAATTTTCTTTTTCCCATATCTAGCTCTTTTTATCCTTCTTATAAGTTCCTCACTTTTACCTGAAAACATACTTCCGGTGATTACTTCAATCCAACCCATATTTTTAATCAGATGCAAATTGTCTCCCCCCACTTATATATGGTTTAATATCTTTTAGATTACCATAACACAGAGTATAACTCAATACTATACAACAGCTCATATAAAAACAGAGCCCTTAGGGGGCTCTGTTTATTTCATGCCGTATTTACGACGGAATCTATCTACTCTACCACCGGAATCCACTAGCTTTTGTTTACCAGTGTAAAATGGGTGACATTTTGAACAGATTTCTACCTTTAAATCTTTTTGAGTTGATTTAGTAGGAATTTCCGCACCACATGCACAAACTATAGTCGTTTTATTATATTCTGGATGAATAGCTGCTTTCAACTTTTTCCACCTCTTTTCAACATTTTGTTCTAGACAATACTTGAATTGTAACAAATTTAAAAAGGCTAGTCAAGAAAAAGCAGCATATATTTATGGCAGGAATTTTTTGGGGTCAACTGTATTTTCCGACCTGTTTCCATCAATTCGGACTTCAAAGTGAAGGTGAGGACCAGTGGCCATGCCTGTTGAACCCACAGTCGCAATAACTTCACCGCGATTTACCCATTGTCCTTTTTCTACTTTTAATTGGTGAGCATGGGCATATAAAGTAAAGCTATCTTCATGTTGCAAAATTATGGTGTTCCCGTAACTATTTCGATAACCGCTATAAACAACTTCTCCTGAAGCTGCAGCTAGTATAGGTGTCCCCCTACTAGCACCTATATCTATCCCCCTATGAAAGCTGTTAACCTTGCGTATTGGGTGCATTCTGTAACCATATGAAGAAGTTATAGCTCCACTTACCGGCCACTTAAGTGTCTCTCTGCTACCACCTCTACTAACAAGTCGGGTGCTAGACGGACTAAACTCTGGCAAAATTAACTTTGTTCCCACTTCTAATTTGTCAGATTCTAAATTGTTTGTCCTTATAACTGACTCTATGTCAACATTGAACTGTTTGGCTACCTTCGCTATATGCGAGTCTTCACTTACAGTATATATGTAGCCATTCACTGTTGGAAAAGTCAGCTTTTGACCTGGTTTTATCAGGTGTTTATTTGCTATACGGTTGTTATACAGTATAGTTGAAACTTCTATTTTATGCTCGCGGGCTATTGAACTTATTGAGTCTCCGCTTTTTACTTTGTACTCGATAATTTCTCCAGCCCCACTTTCTTTTTGCTTTACATAGTCATGTAAGCTCATATATGTTTTTTGCTCTTGTCCTCTAATTAACACTCTCTCTT from Proteinivorax hydrogeniformans harbors:
- the rpmE gene encoding 50S ribosomal protein L31, which translates into the protein MKAAIHPEYNKTTIVCACGAEIPTKSTQKDLKVEICSKCHPFYTGKQKLVDSGGRVDRFRRKYGMK
- a CDS encoding M23 family metallopeptidase, whose translation is MGKLSAMLLASILAAIFTVGLDAQKAESLGSLDVVILDKKNREERVLIRGQEQKTYMSLHDYVKQKESGAGEIIEYKVKSGDSISSIAREHKIEVSTILYNNRIANKHLIKPGQKLTFPTVNGYIYTVSEDSHIAKVAKQFNVDIESVIRTNNLESDKLEVGTKLILPEFSPSSTRLVSRGGSRETLKWPVSGAITSSYGYRMHPIRKVNSFHRGIDIGASRGTPILAAASGEVVYSGYRNSYGNTIILQHEDSFTLYAHAHQLKVEKGQWVNRGEVIATVGSTGMATGPHLHFEVRIDGNRSENTVDPKKFLP